The following proteins are co-located in the Hemiscyllium ocellatum isolate sHemOce1 chromosome 27 unlocalized genomic scaffold, sHemOce1.pat.X.cur. SUPER_27_unloc_4, whole genome shotgun sequence genome:
- the LOC132808254 gene encoding probable G-protein coupled receptor 139, with protein sequence MVVLCQRKCGLSLCITFYLVAITIADFLVIMAGCVLNRIGGIYFRNSILSTTPACTVTSVMVYATRDGSVWLTVAFTIDRFVAISYQKLKIRYCTKKTATLVIGTICSLSCVKNVPFYLVSQPLYIVDGVPWFCDIKPIYYTSPFWKVYDKLDQILTPLLPFLLILLLNTLTVIHILEASRARKRLWGEGDRADPEMANRKRSIVLLFAISISFLLLWSTYVGRYLYVQLVGEGYFNGLDSSNPDIILQETTNMLQILSSCNNVFIYVVSQTKFREEMKKLLMCPFTTITNFTW encoded by the coding sequence ATGGTGGTCCTGTGTCAAAGAAAATGTGGGCTGTCTCTCTGCATCACATTTTACCTCGTGGCAATCACAATAGCGGACTTCCTTGTCATTATGGCTGGCTGTGTGCTAAACCGTATTGGTGGCATCTACTTCAGAAACAGTATCCTGTCCACGACCCCTGCGTGTACAGTCACCAGTGTGATGGTCTATGCTACACGAGATGGCTCTGTCTGGCTGACAGTGGCGTTCACCATTGACCGTTTTGTGGCAATCAGCTATCAGAAGCTGAAGATCAGATACTGCACCAAGAAAACTGCAACTCTGGTAATAGGAACGATTTGTTCTCTGAGCTGTGTCAAGAATGTCCCTTTCTACTTAGTCTCTCAGCCGCTGTACATTGTGGACGGGGTGCCCTGGTTCTGTGACATTAAACCAATCTATTATACTTCGCCCTTCTGGAAGGTCTACGACAAGCTAGATCAGATTTTAACACCACTTCTCCCTTTTCTTCTCATTCTGCTTCTCAACACATTAACTGTAATACACATCTTAGAAGCTAGCAGAGCCCGCAAAAGACTTTGGGGTGAAGGTGACCGTGCAGACCCTGAGATGGCCAATCGCAAAAGATCCATTGTCTTGCTCTTTGCCATCTCGATCAGTTTCCTCCTCCTTTGGTCCACTTATGTTGGACGTTACCTTTACGTGCAATTGGTAGGTGAAGGTTACTTCAACGGCTTGGATTCCAGTAACCCTGATATTATTCTTCAAGAAACGACCAACATGCTACAGATACTTAGTTCCTGCAATAATGTCTTCATTTATGTGGTTTCCCAGACCAAATTTAGAGAAGAGATGAAAAAGCTGCTCATGTGTCCTTTCACTACTATCACTAATTTTACATGGTGA